Proteins encoded within one genomic window of Prauserella marina:
- a CDS encoding polysaccharide pyruvyl transferase family protein, producing the protein MTRRVGFFGLLGSGNIGNDGSFEAVLTHVRANHDGVRVDALCGGPSRVTARYGIPAVPMHWYRGETATAKGAGAIAAKAVGKFADAVRTFNWVRDHDVVIVPGMGVLEATLPLRPWGLPYSLLLLTVSGRLVGTEIALVSVGADVIGNGPTRWLVTTAAKLAGYRSYRDELSRESMMDMGVAVGGDDVYPDLAFALPDPPARVRQGTVGIGVMAYRGGNADRPYAEAIYRGYVAKLKRFVRGLVAEGRQVRLLTGDALDDEVVAELLADIGSPDISAARVTSLPGLLGELSTVETVVASRYHNVLCALKLGKPTVSIGYAAKNDVLMADANLAEFCQRIRDLDVDRLIEQFTTAEKRSQDIAASLAEWNALQRRRLDAQFAALSTLIADSDRAKEAPR; encoded by the coding sequence GTGACGCGACGGGTCGGCTTCTTCGGGCTGCTCGGTTCGGGAAATATCGGCAACGACGGCTCTTTCGAAGCCGTACTCACTCATGTGCGAGCCAACCACGATGGGGTTCGCGTCGACGCACTGTGTGGCGGTCCGTCGCGGGTCACCGCGCGCTACGGTATCCCGGCTGTGCCCATGCATTGGTATCGCGGCGAGACCGCGACCGCGAAAGGGGCCGGCGCCATCGCGGCGAAAGCGGTCGGCAAGTTCGCCGACGCCGTGCGAACCTTCAACTGGGTTCGCGACCACGACGTGGTGATCGTTCCAGGGATGGGTGTTCTTGAGGCGACCTTGCCGTTGCGCCCGTGGGGGCTCCCGTACTCGCTGCTGCTGCTGACCGTGTCGGGCCGGTTGGTGGGCACCGAGATCGCACTGGTGAGTGTCGGCGCCGACGTCATCGGCAACGGGCCGACGAGATGGCTGGTGACAACGGCGGCCAAACTGGCCGGATACCGGTCCTATCGAGACGAGTTGTCCCGGGAATCCATGATGGACATGGGAGTCGCCGTCGGCGGCGACGACGTATACCCCGATCTCGCGTTCGCGCTTCCGGATCCGCCCGCGCGAGTCAGGCAGGGCACGGTCGGGATCGGCGTCATGGCCTACCGGGGCGGCAACGCCGACCGGCCCTACGCGGAGGCCATCTACCGGGGATATGTCGCCAAGCTCAAGCGGTTCGTCCGCGGGTTGGTTGCCGAAGGAAGACAGGTCAGGTTGCTGACCGGCGACGCGCTCGACGACGAGGTGGTCGCCGAACTGCTTGCCGACATCGGTTCGCCGGACATCAGCGCGGCCAGGGTGACGTCGCTGCCGGGCTTGCTCGGCGAACTCTCCACCGTCGAAACCGTTGTCGCGTCCAGATATCACAACGTGCTCTGCGCGTTGAAACTCGGCAAACCCACGGTGTCCATCGGCTACGCGGCCAAGAACGACGTGCTCATGGCCGACGCGAACCTGGCCGAGTTCTGCCAGCGAATCCGCGACCTCGACGTCGACCGGTTGATCGAGCAGTTCACGACGGCCGAGAAGCGGAGTCAGGACATCGCCGCCTCACTGGCCGAATGGAATGCGCTGCAACGGCGGCGGCTCGATGCCCAGTTCGCCGCACTATCCACATTGATCGCCGACAGTGACCGGGCGAAGGAGGCACCGCGATGA
- a CDS encoding glutamate-1-semialdehyde 2,1-aminomutase yields MTVTGIDMTASLKANERLHRLIPGGAHTYAKGDDQYPEDMAPVIARGEGATVWDVDGNRYLEYGSGLRSVSLGHAHPRVTEAVRRELGRGANFVRPSIIEAEAAERFLDTVSTADMVKFAKNGSDVTTAAVRLARAATGRPLVAICGDQPFFSTDDWFIGTTAMDGGIPRSISDLTVTFRYGDLAETEALLENYSGRIACLILEAATLREPPPGYLAGLRALTKRHGIVLVFDEMITGFRWSEAGAQGLYGVAPDLSTFGKALGNGFAVSALAGCRELMEQGGLRAGGERVFLLSTTHGAETHSLAAAMAVQATYVEEGITARLHALGERLAAGVREVAAAEGVGEHVVVRGRASNLVFATLDERGVPSQEYRTMFLRQLLGGGIIGPSFVVSSALTEEDVDRTVEVVAGACAVYRQALDAGDPLPWMGGRSVRPVFRRYV; encoded by the coding sequence ATGACCGTCACCGGAATCGACATGACTGCGTCACTGAAAGCCAACGAACGTTTGCACCGACTCATTCCCGGTGGTGCCCACACCTACGCCAAGGGCGACGACCAGTATCCGGAGGACATGGCGCCGGTGATCGCGCGAGGCGAAGGTGCGACGGTGTGGGACGTCGACGGCAACCGGTACCTCGAATACGGGTCGGGTCTGCGCTCGGTCAGTCTCGGTCACGCGCACCCCAGGGTGACCGAAGCGGTGCGGCGGGAGCTCGGCAGGGGAGCGAACTTCGTCAGGCCGAGCATCATCGAAGCGGAGGCGGCCGAACGGTTCCTGGACACCGTTTCCACGGCTGACATGGTCAAGTTCGCCAAGAACGGCTCGGACGTCACGACCGCCGCCGTGCGGCTCGCGAGGGCCGCGACCGGGCGTCCACTCGTCGCGATCTGTGGCGACCAGCCGTTTTTTTCGACCGATGACTGGTTCATCGGTACGACCGCGATGGACGGTGGAATCCCGAGGTCCATTTCGGACTTGACCGTCACCTTCCGATACGGCGACCTGGCGGAAACCGAGGCGCTGCTCGAAAATTATTCGGGCCGGATCGCGTGCCTGATCCTGGAGGCCGCGACGTTGCGTGAACCGCCGCCCGGCTATCTCGCGGGACTGCGGGCGTTGACGAAACGGCACGGGATCGTGCTCGTCTTCGACGAGATGATCACCGGATTCCGCTGGTCGGAGGCAGGAGCGCAGGGGCTGTACGGGGTCGCTCCCGACCTTTCCACCTTCGGCAAGGCGCTTGGCAACGGGTTCGCGGTGTCCGCCCTGGCCGGGTGCAGGGAGCTGATGGAGCAGGGCGGGTTGCGGGCGGGAGGGGAGCGCGTGTTCCTGCTGTCGACCACGCACGGCGCGGAAACCCATTCGCTCGCTGCAGCCATGGCCGTGCAGGCGACCTATGTGGAGGAAGGCATCACGGCGAGACTGCACGCGCTGGGTGAGCGGCTCGCGGCGGGAGTGCGGGAGGTCGCCGCGGCGGAGGGGGTCGGCGAGCACGTCGTGGTGCGGGGCCGGGCGAGCAACCTCGTGTTCGCGACCCTCGACGAGCGGGGCGTGCCATCGCAGGAGTACCGGACCATGTTCCTGCGGCAACTGCTCGGCGGCGGCATCATTGGACCGTCCTTTGTGGTCAGCAGTGCGCTGACGGAGGAGGACGTGGACCGGACCGTCGAGGTGGTCGCCGGTGCGTGCGCGGTGTACCGTCAGGCGCTCGACGCGGGGGATCCCTTGCCCTGGATGGGTGGCCGCTCGGTGCGTCCCGTCTTCCGCCGTTACGTCTGA
- a CDS encoding NAD-dependent epimerase/dehydratase family protein — MRVLLTGHKGYLGTVMAPVLAAAGHEVVGLDSGLFEECLLGPAPVEPPGHLVDLRDVTPDLVQGIDAVVHLAALSNDPLGSLAPQLTYDINQHASVRLARLAKEAGVSRFLYASTCSVYGAANAHALVDEDAPLRPVTPYAESKVRVEEEVHGLADSDFTPVFLRNATAFGFSPRLRADIVLNNLVGHAYLSGKVLVLSDGTPWRPLVHAKDIAAAFTAALSADRNAVHAKAFNIGTERNNLTVAQIAGKVVEAVPGSELVITGETGADPRSYRVDFSRFRDAVGFDCEWSVKAGAVELVDAYQRFGLTSGRFEQRYTRLAWLKSRTNAGGIDESLRRRS; from the coding sequence GTGCGCGTTCTGCTGACCGGACACAAGGGTTATCTGGGGACCGTCATGGCGCCGGTGCTCGCGGCGGCGGGTCACGAGGTCGTCGGTCTCGATTCGGGTCTCTTCGAGGAATGCCTGCTCGGCCCCGCGCCGGTCGAGCCGCCAGGGCACCTCGTCGACCTTCGCGACGTGACCCCCGACCTTGTGCAGGGCATCGACGCCGTCGTGCACCTCGCGGCACTGTCGAACGACCCGCTCGGCTCACTCGCGCCCCAGCTCACCTACGACATCAACCAGCACGCTTCGGTGCGGCTGGCGAGGCTGGCGAAGGAAGCGGGCGTCAGCAGGTTCCTCTACGCCTCGACCTGCTCCGTCTACGGCGCCGCCAACGCGCACGCGCTGGTCGACGAGGACGCGCCACTGCGCCCGGTGACCCCGTACGCGGAGTCGAAGGTGCGCGTGGAAGAGGAGGTGCACGGGCTCGCCGACAGCGACTTCACCCCGGTTTTCCTCCGCAATGCCACCGCGTTCGGCTTCTCGCCTCGCCTGCGTGCCGACATCGTGCTCAACAATCTCGTCGGGCACGCGTACCTCTCGGGAAAGGTGCTCGTGCTCTCCGACGGCACGCCGTGGCGGCCACTCGTGCACGCGAAGGACATCGCGGCGGCCTTCACCGCGGCGCTCAGCGCGGACAGGAATGCGGTGCACGCCAAGGCGTTCAATATCGGTACCGAACGCAACAACCTCACGGTCGCGCAGATCGCGGGCAAGGTGGTCGAGGCCGTTCCAGGATCGGAGCTCGTCATCACGGGGGAGACCGGTGCCGACCCCCGGTCCTATCGCGTCGACTTTTCCCGCTTCCGCGACGCCGTCGGCTTCGACTGCGAGTGGAGCGTCAAAGCGGGCGCCGTCGAACTGGTGGATGCCTACCAGCGGTTCGGCCTGACCTCAGGCCGGTTCGAACAGCGGTACACCAGGCTGGCCTGGTTGAAATCCCGCACGAACGCGGGCGGTATCGACGAGTCACTGCGGCGGCGGTCGTGA
- a CDS encoding phosphatase PAP2 family protein produces the protein MRAGVRQGRWEAPALPPVLRTPMLVVAVAALVTLVVLAVVFAGSSDPRGFDRWAQATVTDPPAPWYDVALVVDFGGEPAGAAILVALVAGACVLAGKLRLAVLAVAGPCLCVVVTTGLKPLVGRTINGDFLSFPSGHTALLTAVALVLGLLVADLGMARRGRGGIPVSGASAARVGGAGGVPGGGVPGGVPGGGVTGGVPGGGVTGGGGLLVGGAVVYGFGLVCGAAMAWAQIALDAHYPTDTLGGFATALVCVPLVALVVDARVPHPGRRDPHSGR, from the coding sequence GTGCGAGCCGGTGTGAGGCAGGGCAGGTGGGAGGCGCCTGCCCTGCCCCCGGTGTTGCGGACCCCGATGCTCGTCGTCGCGGTGGCCGCGCTGGTGACCCTCGTGGTGCTCGCGGTCGTCTTCGCCGGATCGTCGGACCCCCGTGGCTTCGACAGGTGGGCGCAGGCGACCGTCACCGACCCCCCGGCGCCCTGGTACGACGTCGCGCTGGTGGTCGACTTCGGCGGTGAACCGGCGGGGGCGGCCATCCTGGTGGCGCTGGTTGCCGGTGCGTGCGTGCTCGCGGGGAAGCTGAGGCTGGCCGTGCTCGCCGTCGCGGGGCCCTGCCTGTGTGTCGTCGTGACGACCGGGCTGAAACCACTCGTCGGCAGGACGATCAATGGTGACTTCCTTTCGTTTCCCAGCGGGCACACCGCCTTGTTGACGGCGGTTGCCCTGGTGCTGGGGTTGCTTGTCGCGGATCTCGGCATGGCGCGGCGTGGTCGTGGTGGCATCCCGGTGTCCGGTGCGAGCGCCGCTCGCGTAGGCGGTGCGGGCGGTGTGCCCGGTGGTGGCGTGCCCGGCGGCGTGCCCGGTGGTGGCGTTACCGGCGGCGTGCCCGGTGGTGGCGTTACCGGCGGCGGGGGTTTACTCGTCGGTGGTGCGGTGGTCTACGGCTTCGGGCTCGTGTGCGGAGCCGCGATGGCCTGGGCCCAGATCGCGCTGGATGCCCACTACCCCACGGACACGCTGGGTGGCTTCGCCACCGCCCTGGTGTGCGTCCCGCTGGTAGCCCTGGTCGTAGATGCGCGAGTCCCCCACCCAGGACGCCGAGATCCGCACTCAGGACGGTGA
- a CDS encoding glycosyltransferase, which yields MRILVVHNRYRSGQPSGENNVVDRETGLLADAGHDVELFEKRSDDIEAMPMAAKAAVPLRVPWNGRVRRELRQLLERSRPDIVHIHNTFPLLSPSVAAACADTGTPAVATLHNYTPVCPPGTLFRNGDVCTDCVGRLPIPAVAHGCYRGSRAATIPLAVSTAANRARLRGGNGIARYFCISAAQRAMLIQAGLPAQRLAVKHNVVADPGVRRTSSGSHVLYLGRLTPEKGIPLLMTAWDELAASGGIGVPLVIAGAGPLADEVTAWARDRHDVRYLGLRSPADCAELTARAATVVAPSAWLEAFGLIVVEAMAAGVPTVAPSHGAFPELVEDGITGLLHRPHDAGSLAEALRRIVLKTAWNRDMGVAARLRYERDFTPEVGLERLISGYREAIAGRLCEPV from the coding sequence ATGCGAATCCTCGTGGTACACAACAGGTATCGCTCGGGCCAGCCGAGCGGGGAGAACAACGTCGTCGACCGCGAAACCGGCCTGCTTGCCGATGCGGGACACGACGTCGAGCTCTTCGAGAAACGCAGCGACGACATCGAGGCCATGCCGATGGCAGCGAAGGCCGCCGTCCCGCTCAGGGTTCCGTGGAACGGTCGCGTGCGCCGCGAACTTCGGCAACTACTCGAACGGTCGCGCCCTGACATCGTGCACATTCACAACACGTTCCCGCTGCTTTCTCCCTCGGTGGCCGCGGCCTGCGCCGACACCGGCACGCCCGCGGTAGCGACCCTGCACAACTACACGCCGGTCTGCCCGCCCGGCACGCTGTTCCGGAACGGCGACGTGTGCACCGACTGCGTCGGCAGGCTCCCTATTCCCGCCGTCGCGCACGGCTGCTATCGCGGTTCCCGCGCCGCGACGATCCCGCTCGCGGTGAGCACGGCGGCCAACAGGGCACGGCTGCGCGGTGGCAACGGCATCGCAAGGTACTTCTGCATTTCCGCTGCCCAGCGCGCGATGCTGATCCAGGCAGGGCTGCCCGCGCAGCGGCTCGCGGTGAAGCACAACGTGGTCGCCGATCCCGGCGTCCGGCGCACCTCGTCGGGCAGTCACGTGCTCTACCTCGGCAGGCTCACCCCGGAAAAGGGGATTCCCCTGCTGATGACCGCGTGGGACGAACTCGCCGCGAGCGGCGGGATCGGCGTACCGCTGGTCATCGCGGGGGCAGGGCCGCTGGCGGACGAGGTGACCGCGTGGGCCCGCGACCGGCACGACGTGCGCTACCTGGGCCTCCGCTCCCCCGCCGACTGCGCCGAGTTGACCGCGCGAGCGGCGACCGTGGTGGCGCCATCGGCGTGGCTGGAAGCGTTCGGGCTCATCGTCGTCGAGGCCATGGCAGCCGGGGTTCCGACCGTCGCGCCCTCGCACGGCGCGTTCCCCGAACTCGTCGAGGACGGAATCACCGGACTGCTGCACCGGCCCCACGACGCCGGGTCGCTCGCCGAGGCCCTCAGGCGGATCGTGCTGAAAACGGCGTGGAATCGCGACATGGGGGTGGCGGCGAGGCTGCGTTATGAACGAGACTTCACGCCAGAGGTCGGGCTCGAACGGCTGATCTCCGGTTACCGCGAGGCGATCGCGGGGCGACTGTGCGAGCCGGTGTGA
- a CDS encoding PIG-L deacetylase family protein, with translation MGTAGKGANRVIALTGRPLRRIVALGAHCDDIAIGAGGTLLALCSANPGITVDTLVLSGGGGEREAEELAALTAFCGGATLNLTVLKLPDGRLPAHWDEAKSAVEELRARTEPDLVLAPHGGDAHQDHRGLAQLVPTVFRDHLVFGYEIVKWDGDLTTPTAYQPLTAELAEEKIRLLQQHYPSQRHRPWYDREAFLGLARIRGIECQRRYAEGFHVRKLVVDLEG, from the coding sequence ATGGGAACGGCAGGAAAGGGCGCGAACCGCGTGATCGCACTGACCGGCCGCCCACTGCGGAGGATTGTCGCGCTCGGGGCGCATTGCGACGACATCGCCATCGGAGCGGGTGGCACGCTGCTCGCGTTGTGCTCGGCGAATCCGGGAATCACCGTCGACACGCTTGTGCTCTCAGGGGGAGGTGGTGAGCGGGAGGCCGAGGAACTGGCCGCGCTCACCGCGTTCTGTGGTGGTGCGACGCTGAACCTGACCGTGCTCAAGCTCCCCGACGGCCGCCTGCCCGCGCATTGGGACGAGGCCAAGTCCGCCGTCGAGGAACTGCGGGCCCGCACCGAACCGGACCTCGTGCTCGCTCCCCACGGAGGGGACGCGCACCAGGATCACCGGGGTCTTGCCCAGCTCGTCCCCACGGTTTTCCGCGACCATCTCGTGTTCGGCTACGAGATCGTGAAGTGGGACGGCGACTTGACGACCCCGACCGCGTACCAACCGCTGACGGCCGAACTGGCCGAGGAAAAAATCCGGTTGCTGCAACAGCATTATCCGTCCCAGCGACATCGTCCTTGGTATGACCGCGAAGCGTTTCTCGGGCTGGCCCGGATTCGCGGCATCGAATGTCAGCGGCGATACGCCGAGGGCTTCCACGTTCGAAAGCTCGTCGTCGACCTGGAGGGTTGA
- a CDS encoding glycosyltransferase family 2 protein: MTSSPRLSIGLPVYNGAEYLAESFDALLGQTYGDFELIVSDNASTDETESICREYAASDDRIRYLRLPRNIGAAPNHNLVLAEASGSLFKWASHDDLYARELLRRCVDVLDERADIILAHSWNAIIDPQSTVTQPVEYRLATDSPSAPERFRSLLFEPGGDDFYGVIRTDVLRKVTPHGSYHHADRTFVAELSLHGPFHQVPELLYFRRDHPTRAERANPTARSRCVNLDPVRADRIRHPTPRLYAEYVWGFHNAIRKAPLSIVERRECYQHLLSWLASRSRPGATQRVEDRQPGTPAAVSVADLVAGKAGRSS, from the coding sequence ATGACCAGCTCACCCAGGTTGAGCATCGGGCTACCGGTCTACAACGGAGCCGAATACCTAGCCGAATCGTTCGACGCGCTGCTCGGACAGACCTACGGCGATTTCGAATTGATCGTGTCCGACAACGCCTCGACAGACGAGACCGAATCGATTTGCAGGGAGTACGCGGCGAGCGACGACCGGATCCGTTACCTGAGACTGCCGAGGAACATCGGCGCGGCGCCCAATCACAACCTCGTACTCGCCGAAGCGAGTGGATCACTGTTCAAATGGGCTTCGCACGACGATCTCTATGCGAGGGAACTGTTGCGGCGCTGTGTCGACGTGCTCGACGAAAGGGCGGACATCATCCTCGCGCACTCGTGGAACGCCATCATCGATCCACAATCGACGGTGACCCAGCCCGTCGAGTACCGGCTCGCGACCGACTCTCCCTCGGCGCCGGAGCGGTTCAGGAGCCTGCTGTTCGAACCGGGAGGCGACGATTTCTACGGTGTGATCCGTACCGACGTGTTGCGCAAGGTCACCCCGCACGGGAGCTATCACCACGCGGACAGGACATTCGTCGCGGAACTCTCGCTGCACGGGCCGTTCCACCAGGTACCCGAGCTGCTGTATTTCCGGCGCGATCATCCGACGAGGGCGGAACGAGCCAACCCCACCGCGCGGTCACGGTGCGTCAATCTCGATCCGGTGAGGGCTGACCGGATAAGGCACCCCACGCCGAGGTTGTACGCGGAGTACGTGTGGGGATTCCACAACGCGATCCGCAAGGCACCTTTGTCCATAGTGGAGCGCAGGGAGTGCTACCAGCATCTGCTTTCCTGGCTTGCCAGCAGGAGCAGGCCGGGTGCGACACAGCGGGTCGAGGACAGGCAGCCGGGCACGCCGGCCGCGGTGAGTGTGGCCGACCTCGTCGCCGGCAAGGCAGGGAGGTCTTCGTGA
- the rfbC gene encoding dTDP-4-dehydrorhamnose 3,5-epimerase, which translates to MKIVAIEEIAGAYLFEPVPHVDERGFFSRTFDAEAVRRVGIDPGSFVQDSLSRSAKGVVRGMHLRAGRGEAKLVRCSYGRVFDVVVDLRADSPTYLGQVHTELSDTTQATLYIPAGCAHGFQALTEPADVAYRIDRTHDPSEDVAIVYDDPELAIPWPLPPRLLSERDRAAPSLARISGGAP; encoded by the coding sequence ATGAAGATCGTTGCCATCGAGGAGATCGCGGGCGCGTATCTGTTCGAGCCTGTGCCGCATGTGGACGAGCGCGGCTTCTTCAGTCGTACCTTCGACGCGGAGGCTGTTCGTCGGGTGGGTATCGATCCGGGCTCGTTCGTGCAGGACAGTCTTTCCCGCTCAGCAAAGGGCGTCGTGCGTGGAATGCACCTTCGCGCGGGCCGAGGAGAGGCGAAGCTCGTTCGCTGCTCCTACGGGCGCGTGTTCGACGTCGTCGTCGACCTGCGTGCGGACTCACCGACCTACCTCGGTCAGGTGCACACTGAACTGTCGGACACGACACAGGCCACGTTGTACATTCCGGCTGGATGCGCGCACGGGTTTCAGGCGCTCACCGAACCCGCCGACGTCGCCTACCGTATCGACCGGACACACGATCCGAGCGAGGACGTCGCCATCGTCTACGACGACCCCGAACTCGCCATCCCGTGGCCGTTGCCGCCGCGGCTGCTGTCCGAACGCGACCGCGCAGCGCCGTCGCTGGCCCGAATATCAGGAGGCGCGCCATGA
- a CDS encoding class I SAM-dependent methyltransferase: protein MRQVAGIARRLHHKLGDPRQANSFSSKRRAVRFAELTRRFPDLAAMRVLDLGGVPDFWRSAPVRPSFVTTMNLDKYEPPEPWLEHVVADACGLGSLDACRGDYDLVVSNSLIEHVGGYQRRRDFADVVRAAAPSHWVQTPDRYFPVEPHYVAPGFQFLPLRTRARLVSRWPLAHERVHTVEEAVEQILTIDLISTTELAHLFPASDIWHERLLGFSKSIVAVRTG from the coding sequence ATGAGACAAGTGGCAGGAATCGCCCGCCGTCTGCACCACAAGCTCGGCGACCCACGGCAGGCGAACTCGTTCTCCAGCAAACGGCGAGCCGTCCGATTCGCCGAACTGACCCGGCGATTCCCCGACCTTGCCGCCATGCGAGTGCTCGACCTCGGTGGTGTCCCCGACTTCTGGCGATCGGCGCCCGTGCGCCCCTCGTTCGTCACCACCATGAACCTCGACAAGTACGAACCGCCGGAGCCCTGGCTGGAACACGTCGTCGCCGACGCCTGCGGGCTGGGCTCGCTCGACGCGTGCCGCGGCGACTACGACCTCGTCGTCTCCAACAGCCTCATCGAGCACGTCGGCGGGTACCAGCGCCGTCGCGACTTCGCCGACGTCGTCCGCGCCGCGGCTCCCTCGCACTGGGTGCAGACCCCAGACCGGTACTTTCCCGTCGAACCGCACTACGTCGCACCCGGCTTCCAGTTCCTTCCACTTCGGACAAGGGCGCGCCTCGTGAGCAGGTGGCCGCTCGCCCACGAACGCGTCCACACCGTCGAAGAAGCCGTCGAACAGATACTCACGATCGACCTCATCAGCACGACCGAACTCGCCCACCTCTTTCCCGCCTCCGACATCTGGCACGAGCGGCTGCTGGGGTTCTCGAAGTCGATCGTCGCGGTCAGAACGGGTTAG
- a CDS encoding glucose-1-phosphate cytidylyltransferase produces MKVVLFCGGYGMRMRGGVAGDAPKPMQMVGPRPLIWHVMRYYAHFGHTEFVLCLGYGAHHIKDFFLHYEETASNDFVLRRGKAELLSTDISDWSISFVQTGIESAIGERLRRVREHLDGDEMFLANYADVLTDAPLPDMIERFEASSAGASMMVVPPQSSFHCVELGEGGVVGAITAVSEMPLWENGGYFVLRQEIFDHIPEGGDLVADGCAELAKRGNLLAYPYRGFWKPTDTVKERFALDESYARGDRPWAVWERQERARTA; encoded by the coding sequence GTGAAGGTCGTGCTCTTCTGTGGCGGTTACGGAATGCGGATGCGGGGCGGCGTCGCCGGAGATGCCCCCAAGCCCATGCAGATGGTCGGCCCCCGGCCGCTGATCTGGCATGTGATGCGCTACTACGCGCACTTCGGGCACACCGAGTTCGTTCTGTGCCTCGGGTACGGTGCGCACCACATCAAGGACTTCTTCCTGCACTACGAGGAGACTGCGTCCAACGACTTCGTCTTGCGACGCGGCAAGGCCGAGCTGCTGTCGACGGACATCTCGGACTGGTCGATCTCGTTCGTGCAGACCGGAATCGAGTCGGCCATCGGGGAACGGCTGCGCCGGGTTCGCGAACACCTCGACGGCGACGAGATGTTCCTCGCCAACTACGCCGACGTGCTCACCGACGCCCCGCTGCCCGACATGATCGAACGATTCGAGGCGTCGTCGGCGGGTGCCTCGATGATGGTGGTTCCACCGCAATCGTCTTTCCACTGCGTCGAACTCGGGGAGGGCGGCGTCGTCGGCGCCATCACGGCGGTGAGCGAGATGCCGCTGTGGGAAAACGGCGGTTACTTCGTGCTGCGACAGGAGATCTTCGACCACATTCCCGAAGGCGGAGACCTCGTCGCCGACGGCTGCGCGGAACTCGCCAAGCGGGGCAATCTGCTCGCCTATCCCTATCGAGGGTTCTGGAAGCCGACCGACACCGTCAAGGAACGGTTCGCGCTCGACGAATCCTACGCGCGAGGAGACCGTCCGTGGGCGGTATGGGAACGGCAGGAAAGGGCGCGAACCGCGTGA
- a CDS encoding DUF4910 domain-containing protein: MHALVERLYPLCRSITGDGVRATLDIIGEYLPLTRHEVPTGTPVLDWTVPEEWNISGAYIATADGRRVVDLADSSLHVVSYSVPIAETMSLDELRPHLHTLPEHPSWIPYRTSYYAREWGFCLPHDTLTSLAEGEYEVRIDSTLEEGHLSYAEHVVEGAVADEVIVSCHVCHPSLANDNLAGIAVAVQLARALAETGTHYTYRFLFIPGTIGSITWLARNRQRLDVVKHGLVLACAGDRGALTYKRSRRGNAEIDRVVEYVLREGDRPHTLVDFSPYGYDERQFCSPGFDLGVGSLTRTPYAGYPEYHTSADNPGFVTPAAMADTLGACLEAFGVLDRNRRYVNLSPFGEPQLGRRGLYESLGGRSDAKQAQLAMLWVLNLSDGEHTLLDIAERSGLPFETLVVAADALRAAGLLKE, from the coding sequence ATGCACGCTCTCGTCGAGCGGCTGTATCCGTTGTGCCGCAGCATCACCGGCGATGGTGTGCGGGCGACGCTCGACATCATCGGCGAGTACCTTCCGCTGACGCGACACGAGGTACCGACCGGAACACCGGTTCTCGACTGGACCGTCCCCGAGGAGTGGAACATCAGCGGCGCCTACATCGCGACCGCCGACGGCAGGCGGGTGGTGGACCTCGCCGATTCCTCCCTGCACGTCGTGAGCTACAGCGTTCCCATCGCGGAGACCATGAGCCTCGACGAACTGCGGCCACACTTGCACACTCTGCCCGAACATCCCTCGTGGATTCCGTACCGCACCAGCTACTACGCGAGGGAGTGGGGATTCTGCCTCCCCCACGACACCCTGACCTCGCTCGCGGAAGGCGAATACGAGGTCCGGATCGATTCCACATTGGAGGAAGGGCACCTCAGCTATGCCGAGCACGTGGTCGAAGGCGCCGTGGCCGACGAGGTCATCGTGTCCTGCCACGTGTGTCATCCCTCGCTCGCCAACGACAACCTCGCCGGTATCGCGGTCGCGGTTCAGCTCGCACGTGCTCTCGCCGAAACCGGGACGCACTACACGTACCGGTTTCTCTTCATTCCCGGCACGATCGGGTCGATCACCTGGCTCGCACGCAACCGCCAACGGCTCGACGTCGTCAAGCATGGTCTGGTGCTCGCCTGCGCGGGCGACCGCGGTGCGTTGACCTACAAGAGAAGCAGGCGGGGCAACGCCGAAATCGACAGGGTCGTCGAGTACGTACTTCGCGAGGGCGACCGGCCGCACACGCTCGTCGACTTCTCGCCCTACGGCTACGACGAACGCCAGTTCTGCTCGCCTGGCTTCGACCTCGGGGTCGGCTCGCTCACCAGAACTCCCTACGCGGGCTACCCCGAGTACCACACCTCTGCCGACAACCCGGGCTTCGTCACCCCTGCCGCCATGGCCGACACCCTCGGTGCCTGCCTGGAGGCGTTCGGTGTTCTTGACCGCAACCGCCGCTACGTCAACCTGAGCCCGTTCGGCGAACCGCAGCTCGGCAGGCGAGGGTTGTACGAATCGCTGGGAGGGCGCAGCGACGCGAAACAGGCGCAACTGGCCATGTTGTGGGTACTGAACCTCTCCGACGGCGAGCACACGCTGCTCGACATCGCCGAGCGGTCGGGCTTGCCGTTCGAAACCCTCGTCGTCGCCGCCGACGCGTTGCGCGCCGCCGGCCTGCTCAAGGAGTGA